The Ictalurus punctatus breed USDA103 chromosome 15, Coco_2.0, whole genome shotgun sequence DNA window acacacacacacacacacacacacacacacaagtttctGTGGAGGATTTAAAGTGAACTCGGTAATAAATGTGCTGCAGATTTGGAGCTGAACCTCCTCTGGATTTGATTACAGAAATCTTCTGATGGAAGAACTGCGGGATCTGCTGCAGACAAAACACCgctatttatattaaaaaataactgATAACTCtgcacagctgtgtgtgtgtaaacggTACACCGTGTGTGTAAAACACTTTCACTTCCAGATGTTTACATGGTTTGTCTGCACATAAAGCATTACTGTATTCATTTATGATTAATGTCATCAATCTGGAGAGACACACTTCCTCCTGCTGGAATAATCACTCaaataaactgtaaacaaaCCCCCGCACTCTGTGTCTtcacctccaccatcacctccaccatcacctccaccatcacctccacctccaccatcacctccaccttcaccatcacctccaccttcaccatcacctccaccatcacctccaccttcaccatcaccatcacctccaccttcaccatcacctcCACCGTCACCTTCACCATCTCCCTCACCTCCACCatctccatcaccttcacctccaccatcacctccaccatctccatcaccttcacctccaccttcatcacctccaccatctccatcacctccaccttcacctccaccatctccatcaccttcacctccaccatcacctccaccatcaccttcacctccaccttcacctccaccatctccatcaccttcacctccaccatcacctccatcacctccaccttcacctccaccatctccatcaccttcacctccaccatcacctccaccatctccatcaccttcacctccaccatcacctccatcatcacctccaccttcatcacctccaccatctccatcaccttcacctccaccatcacctccaccatctccatcaccttcacctccaccatctccatcaccttcacctccaccatcacctccaccatctccatcaccttcacctccaccatcacctccatcacctccaccatcacctccaccatctccatcaccttcacctccaccatcacctccaccatctccatcaccttcacctccaccatcaccttcacctccaccatcacctccaccatctccatcaccttcaccatcacctccatcatcacctccaccttcatcacctccaccatctccatcaccttcacctccaccatcacctccaccatctccatcaccttcacctccaccatcacctccaccatctccatctccatcacctccaccatctccatcaccttcacctccaccatctccatcaccttcacctccaccatcacctccaccttcatcacctccaccttcaccatcacctccaccatcacctccaccatctccatcacctccaccatcacctccaccatcacctccaccttcatcaccttcaccttcaccatcacctccaccatcatcatcacctccatcatcaccttcacctccaccatcatcacctccaccatcacATCCACCTTCACCACtaccatcaccttcaccatcacctccaccatcacATCCACCTTCACCACCACCTCCCACTGGATTATTAAATGGATCAGAACACAAACAGGATTTCTGAGGAACACGGATTAGTTCTGGGAGAGACGTGTATCGTATCAGACAGGAAGTAAAGTTCAGCGCACCTAAACTCGGACCTAAACTCGGACTGGCTGCAGGGAGGTGATTTGTGTctgtacatcacacacacacctcacaggtacatcacacacacacacacacatcctcctACTACGTTACTGAACGCAGAGAACTCGGTGGTAAGATGAGTTTTTTTGGGATTCGCTTCCTAAACTTGTCGAACCCAagcaggtcagaggtcagagatTCTCCTGGTTCAGGGGGTAAAAGGTGGTTGTTGTGAATCACAGCTCGGCCTTTAGAGGGCGCTGATGTAAACCCAGGAAAGAGAAGGATCGATACTGATTggtcatattttgtttttatgggAAAAAGATTCACAGCTCTGAGTACAAACTTCAATTTCAGTTCAATGTACAAAGTttacaataaatacataaaaaccataaatatatatattttaaaaacttgGGCAGGAGATTAAACGCTGTgataatgtctctctctctctgtgtgtgtcggCTAATGAAGAATCCCGCTCCAGTTAGTCCACACTGAGAACAAAGGCACGTACTCAGGAGTTCAGCTGGCACTGAATACAGCCAGAGGAATTACTGAGGCGTTTTGGGAGGACGTGCAGGACGCCAGCAGTAATCAGTTCTCCAAGAGTTTCTCTGAGACCCGCTAGCAGCAGATCCACAGAACAGCCACAAAATCTGAAACAGTGGTGTCTAAAATCCACGCACTCACCTCATCTCATCTGAACTTCAGATAGGTTGGTGTTGAGTAGTTAAAGAGCAGGAAGTCCATGCGGTACAGATTGTAGAGCTTCTTCTGATAAAAGGGGCTGATGTTGTTGAAGAACTTTGCCGCCATGCTCTCAGTGGTCCTCGTGCTCTTAGACGAAGCCGGAAACTCCACTTCTCCTTCCGCCCCAGCTAGCTTTAGCACGTAGCGCGAGTCCTGCGCCAGGCTCTCGTATTTGCCCACCACGTCGTAGTGAATGAGGCAGGGGTGGCAGAGAGTGTGCGCTCGCTCCCAGTGCTCGTTAAATGGCTCCTCGCGCTGAGTCCGCGGGTCCACCAGGTAGTACACGAACTCCTCGAAGGAGACGTCGCTGCCCTTCTCCAGCGCCTCAGGCCGAGGGTTAGCGCGGTGACGCCGCACTATCTTGGTGCCATAGCGTTTGTGGAAAGCCGTGTTGTAGCTCCGTGTGAATTTGTTGCGATACGCCGAGACGAGTCTTTCGAAAGGATCTCGCACGAATATGAACTTTAGGTAGGTGCGCAGACGGCGGTTAATCTCGGCTTTGGAGTACTCCGAGAGTGAGCGAAGCCGGCCTGGGGCGTGGGCCTCGTTAGCAGGGATGGCGAGTGGATCACGGTAGCGCCCGTCACCCGTCAGCACCATCATCGTTCGCTTCCAGTTGGTGCAGGCCACTTTGGGTACATAGCAGTAAAGCAGACCATGTCGGTCGTCCACCAGCAGGTGGCGCAGGTCCTCGGGGCTCAGGACACGCCGCTTACGTGTGTGAGAGTGACACGCTTCGTCCAGAAACGAGCGACGAGCCTGTAGCGTCGTCCTAACAGCAGAGTGATCCCACTGAGGAGAGAAACACTACAGTTAGAAATCAGTAATAATGCGGAGCGCCTCCTGCTGCCTGCCAGGTGAATTACAGCTTTCTTAAATACTGATGATCTCACGCTTCCCCACAAACGACCCCACCGTTATCCCGTTAATCTTCACGTGAAGGTCTTTTAGGGTATTTTACAGAAAAGGGGGCGGAGTTAAACTGCTGTGTGAGTAGGTGGGGCTAATCTTTGGCCAGcgaaaaaggaaacaaaagacTAAAGAAACGAATAAACCGACAGCATCCACTGCACGGAAGATTTACGAAGCAACATTTTGTGAAGGTTTTCCACTTTATCCTTGATGTTATGATTATTACTCGTCTAGAAACACTTTAAAATTTCACACTGCACCTTTAGAAAGGGTCTTATCTTTTACAACCCATCACAGAAGGACGGACGGTCCACAGGACAGGCGTTTTCCGTTCCTAACCTGAATACAGGACTACAGTTATCCTAGTCCAGGTCCTGTGTCTGGTTTATATCGTACAACTGTGTCTGtaaaagtgggcggggctttatTGCAGGTGGGCAGAGATCAGTGGAACAGTGAAATACAACTCAGGGTTTGTTTTACTGGAGAAAATAagcaaagggtgccaatattttagtattttagaTTTCCCTTTTTTTATGTAGACATTTCTGTCACCAATCAGTGACCTGCGGTGtgtttagctccgcccacacgcCCCTGCTCGGGGacgacactgacacacagagagaagtgGTGACGAAGGGGAAGAGGGAACCGCTGTAGTTAACTGGGTTCTCCAGCGTTAATCCGAGGAGGAACTAACCCTGACCCTTCACGACACACATGTTGCAACACGGCCTGTTCTCTGTATCCCTCTGGAAAATCCTCCCACGTCATCTGACCTTCTGGAGAATAAAAAGTGGCGTAACACTCCGAACGTTCTGAGAAACTCAGGAGATCATCTGAACGTGTCTGTTGAGAAACGGCTACAAATCACTTCTACTGAATATTTACTCATCGTTTGTGCTAATCCAGAGTGTGTTTAAAGAACACGCTGAGGAACACACTTCTCCTGCAACACGATCTCCACCTGAAGCAGAACTTCATTACACCACCTCTACGTGATCACTGATCCAGCACGAACCAAACTGTCCCCATCAGAAACCGAGCTCGGGGCTGAGCATGTTGTCCTGCACATACACgtctcataaacacacataactgcgtgtgtgtgtgtgtgtgtgtgtgtgtgtgttcagtaaatGTACACGTGGAGGTTTTCACCAAAAAGCCCCCACTGAACTGGAACAGAACCACATGCAGCGGGTTTGTGCGCCAGCTCACGTTTTCTCTGTAGTTTTTCTGGAACTTCACGGAGCTGACGCTGTTCTCTGGAGGGAAACACGGGGGATCTCTCAGGAATGTGGGCGGTTTGTGTGTCTGGGGTTTTATTTTCTTAAGAGCTGTAAGATCGTCCTTCATAACCAGCACCTGAGGACCGACGTCTCGACAGCAAAACGCTTACACGTGGCGTTTCACGTAAAAATCCCGTTAGAATTACCTGATCTCCATCGATCAGAGTCTGCAGGGGGGTTCTCCTCAATTTTCCTGGCACACCGGTTCTTCCCAAAAGGTGCTCtgttcctacacacacacacacacacacacacacacacacaaagaaaaaaagttgaGCCATGAGGtaaagatggaaagaaaacCGTGACAGAAACGCTCGATcctgctgcggcttttttcgtACTTTCGTGATGCAACTCGCTTTgcgctttttttgttgttgtttttttgcggAACACGACtcgaatcggcgaaatcgcGGTCGCACGAGATAGTTCTgcgcggtctttcacagtgatgtctgttggtaaacgagacgtTTTTGCTGTAcccgtgttcgacgcacgtgaatggAAGAGGCACGGCTGAACGCGCggcgtgatgatgtcacacgacTGCGAGCTCCTCCCGtggagtttgtttgattttgcgttcagTTCTGCGACGGTAAAAAAGGGCGGAATCCTGGaagttctgtaaagctgctttgggacaatgttaAACGCGCTCTACGAATAAAGCTGAATCCTTAATGCTCGTACACTTTCACCTTTATCTCCAAAAGACTCTTCTGAACGGCGAGTTCCTCTCGACgctcccaaaacaaacaacggTTCTAACGCTCTCGAACAGATCCTGACATCATTACCACGGAAACACGCCGGAGAAAGATCACAGGAACGCCGAGTCAAACTGCTGTTTGCCGAACTGAGCCGAATCATTCTGCTCCGAGAAGCTCTTCACAATCCGGGCCAGAGAcgaaaaaacaagcaaacaaggAGTCGTGAATCAAAGTGATTCAGCTGAAAGATTTAATAATTACTCAACATGATGGTTTCCTCTGCGGGGTGATGGAGTAGACTGGACTTTCCTGCCATAAAGTTAGAATTCTAGTCAAAATTAAAACATCAGAAATGTTTCTTTATGAGATTCTACTCCGACACTGGAATGCAGCTGTTTCAGTCGCGATTCATCACATCTGGAGCCCGAGCTTTGCTGCTGGATTAGTTGTTCTGATGTAAAGTTCTTGACTGTGGAGTTGTGGACAACGGTGTTAGAAACCAGGAGGAGTCcctctgtatctgtgtgtgtgtgtgtgtgtgtgtgtgtgtgtgtgtgtgtgtgtgtgtgattttatatatatatttatatatatatatatatatacacgtttgGCAATCAGACATAAACTCCTCCTTTTACATTAAACATGCTGTATAGGAACACTGTGTTCTCTCCAgcaggagcacacacacacacacacacacacacacacacacacactgaggccCCACTCACTGTTGTAAGTGATTAGTTTTGCACATGTGCCAACAAAGTCAAAGGGAACATTTTAGTGcagtgagagagacggagagtaAAACCGTGAAGATAAAAGAAATCAAAGAAAGAGAATAAGAGTGAAGAAGAAGTGAAGATGGCGGTCAGACCTTCACTTCTACTCATCAGACTTTTATTTCGGTTTATACaacactgctgctgctgagttctggactgtgattggtcaggaggcggTGATGagttctctagaacagcggctctgacagtagcgcaggtttatatcaacGCGCTCGCTCtgatacattatcgtttctatagtaacggctcggaCGCTCCACTGatcataaacagattaaaaacgcGTGTGATCTCTgacatggtgacgttttctgtaaggagaaatgtgtttatgtgacgtttatggaaggagtctccagtgtcagagtgcTGATCACTTCCTGTTAGACTCCACGTGCAGACGGAAATAAAACCGCGTTATTTTATCCTGTTGCTGCACGTCACACTGTTCCGCAGTCGTGATCTCAGTCatcagtgtcgtgtgtgtgtgtgtgtgtgtgtgtgtagtttggagtTTCGAGGCTCTACGCTCAGCAGAAGAGGAAATGGCTTTTGCTCTCGGTTCGTTTCTCAACCACAGACGATAAACTTCCGTTAGCAGCGGCTTCTGAGCGAGTGCGCTACAGGACACGGAGTCCGGGAGAACTTTCAGAAAGCTCAGAAGACGAGATGAAAGCTCTTGGGGTCCAAAATCAAAGAGATTTGATTTGGattgaaataaaacacagacaaatGATAACACAACGTGAGCACG harbors:
- the si:ch211-236h17.3 gene encoding carbohydrate sulfotransferase 11, whose protein sequence is MMMVMKKKMKSRIAMMKKMVMMVKPRAGRVLLATCAGSFFILILYFQNSARAGTEHLLGRTGVPGKLRRTPLQTLIDGDQWDHSAVRTTLQARRSFLDEACHSHTRKRRVLSPEDLRHLLVDDRHGLLYCYVPKVACTNWKRTMMVLTGDGRYRDPLAIPANEAHAPGRLRSLSEYSKAEINRRLRTYLKFIFVRDPFERLVSAYRNKFTRSYNTAFHKRYGTKIVRRHRANPRPEALEKGSDVSFEEFVYYLVDPRTQREEPFNEHWERAHTLCHPCLIHYDVVGKYESLAQDSRYVLKLAGAEGEVEFPASSKSTRTTESMAAKFFNNISPFYQKKLYNLYRMDFLLFNYSTPTYLKFR